The following proteins are co-located in the Besnoitia besnoiti strain Bb-Ger1 chromosome Unknown contig00007, whole genome shotgun sequence genome:
- a CDS encoding uncharacterized protein (encoded by transcript BESB_073730) translates to MPFRMTKERGEDSEEEAAGSLSVSREVSQGSQSPEPKPAESAEAEKPRVKRMPAKDRIANTRGSASRSLSRRDRGSDEEATLDANMEDALSSPSQSFPAALRHPSKLQKPAPPSSTRRELASRVGRAASPSLGSSGSSAGTRKGDSQERAGPSGLRAKSGRPLGLQLGGRNAGALRYLTHEELQPFDEAPSVKTIEETILPRLGEEVTKGDWTEQIETLDTLRRLAKYHFCLLTPDILRQAVSGVLAWLASPRSTVAKNACLALSDLFFFGKKKMDPWIVEVVELAMKKCCQSNEFLNEAVRSVLFTACQSTSEARVLHAFLHCIPPCKQHGARSMAACCLAVLFQKSGEQVGRHGELPQVVKLLLNMATEASADVRVTARVALTILHNQLDGATLRRVCGSLDARNKMDSLVSRTTAKEIEDTLRTAETSTAPGGGRASLSSSLSSLPDEARSGARGRTGNTGGSRLLFSGQTRL, encoded by the exons ATGCCTTTCCGCATgacgaaagagagaggagaggactctgaagaggaggcagcaggtagcctttctgtctctcgcgaggTGTCGCAGGGCAGCCAGTCGCCGGAGCCGAAGCCGGCGGAGAGTgccgaggcagagaagccgcgcgtgAAACGCATGCCAGCCAAGGACAGGATAGCAAACACACGCGGCTCCGCATCCCGCTCGCTATCGCGTCGCGACCGCGGGTCCGACGAGGAAGCAACCCTGGATGCCAACATGGAGGacgcgctgtcgtcgccctctcagAGCTTCCCAGCAGCGCTCCGGCATCCCTCGAAACTGCAAAAACCAGCCCCGCCATCTTCGACGCGGCGGGAACTGGCGAGCCGAGTTGGCAGGgcagcttcgccgtctctggGGAGCTCGGGCAGCTCTGCAGGGACGCGCAAAGGAGATTCGCAGGAACGCGCAGGGCCTAGCGGTCTTCGAGCAAAGTCGGGAAGGCCCCTAGGTCTGCAGCTGGGCGGGCGGAACGCAGGAGCTTTGCGGTATCTCACCCATGAAGAGTTGCAG CCGTTCGATGAGGCGCCGTCCGTTAAAACCATCGAGGAAACGATCTTGCCCCGTCTCGGAGAGGAAGTCACGAAGGGCGACTGGACTGAACAGATCGAGACTCTCGATACGTTGAGACGTCTCGCCAAATACCACTTCTGTCTCCTTACCCCAG ATATCCTGCGGCAGGCCGTTTCCGGCGTGCTGGCGTGGCTCGCCAGCCCGCGGTCGACGGTGGCGAAGAATGCGTGCCTGGCTCTGAGCGATCTTTTCTTTTTTGGAAAGAAAAAAATG GATCCGTGGATCGTGGAAGTCGTTGAACTCGCGATGAAAAAG TGCTGCCAGTCGAACGAGTTCCTCAACGAAGCCGTGAGAAGCGTCCTGTTCACCGCGTGTCAATCCACCTCCGAGGCGCGCGTTTTACACGCGTTCTTGCACTGCATTCCGCCTTG CAAGCAGCACGGCGCACGCTCGATGGCTGCGTGCTGCCTCGCGGTTCTCTTCCAGAAGTCAGGCGAGCAAGTGGGGCGGCATGGAGAGCTTCCACAAGTCGTCAAGCTGCTGTTGAAT ATGGCCACAGAAGCCTCCGCAGACGTCCGCGTcacggcgcgcgtcgcgctgacCATCCTGCACAA CCAACTCGACGgagcgacgctgcggcgcgtgtgcgGGTCTCTCGACGCGCGAAACAAG ATGGATAGCCTCGTTTCACGGACGACGGCCAAGGAAATTGAGGACACCTTGCGGACTGCGGAAACGTCGActgcgccaggcggcgggcgcgcctctctgtcgtCGTCTCTTTCCTCACTGCCTGACGAGGCGCGATCTG gcgcccgcgggcgaaCTGGCAACACCGGAGGATCTCGGTTGCTGTTTTCGGGCCAAACGCGCCTGTAA
- a CDS encoding uncharacterized protein (encoded by transcript BESB_073720), which yields MATPSPQRPGPASLYGRFPQCGGHANVLFHQSPLLSPDPSSCISFQHGHPTNTSVEYGVPTAVSGNSYTLAFPSRGRSEAMAVSPPQSYDCSPDTAMIPPAGGGSFAVNEHHSVPSPYNPVTQNFALGHPAQPNVSGVSAGAPALPFLKPTERGYSAPAGCSFLRPVPASGRGPFTQQAESPATTQTVSLSNSVDPYSVPAASACASPPIHRGTCFRGQHQFSAVSCHGTAPPAEAPGCGGIPESFLCARPAGLTAAEPFSATDPRSSVDDPRPGWEASPLPSEAGLPTPFLTPQTVCGDDRPPSISSAFQIPAVHAPSDRLSETGVPARSAASVYFASPTLETPSVTASNAPAGIPALAVSPGAPRRLAQSPSPLLPPQISRELPVAPSLPPNYTSQRSQAPGYQEPAPHWALHYGGASAGGHGPREQAFAGPQQLGVSAASDASERGFSAASLWQAEGQDAARNGSPGLFQCSRLPSSGVHQITPSPTANLSQAAGACWESAASFSQNPAGPFLRQTSAHSYGLADCQDSGLLKPDERHCLDAIQRLVRQTQDLLAHSEQRAHAAAPQQLESQPKVQTSAAFAEGRQEGSYSWKDGQAGRMYSDHDAPASFWGGSQEAALTGPNNHARTSSLPTHYSAEPLPQCSIFPGLSEPAAESPPRRGPWDWVPCHEYGGQRVTESTAQQSKGDRYRFRPEDCVCESRSGETFAAEKDSGTPPLRERVRESLASVEPTGGGRRASRDCGGVQKPGGRRFRGETRSASVSSGLGSSEGTIRLSRERRDALQCVKAVASVPGCRGRASRSPPAPVFHHVVAFSSPARRAFPRVGSFILSHNAKHARQKLPHVLCPPPPVRPVPSADPPSSAYSDCGFKPTIDGDSLAFSRTLGQPELKRSAAHRSTERSVTRRENGRGASANPSEPLRRGGAPVENMGAPIASQRIQPSERGIGEACANERTAAIGKRTGPLKREECSHGFQAQRELGFSGGDSDPP from the exons ATGGCAACTCCTAGTCCTCAAAGGCCGGGGCCTGCAAGTCTTTACGGACGCTTTCCTCAGTGCGGCGGCCACGCAAATGTCCTGTTTCACCAGTCTCCCTTACTATCACCTGACCCGTCGTCTTGTATTTCATTCCAACATGGCCATCCTACGAACACTTCTGTGGAGTATGGAGTACCCACTGCTGTTAGTGGGAATTCCTATACTCTCGCGTTTCCTTCACGCGGCAGATCGGAGGCCATGGCCGTTTCACCTCCTCAGTCATACGACTGCTCTCCTGATACTGCGATGATTCCACCTGCAGGTGGAGGGTCTTTCGCGGTCAACGAACATCACTCCGTCCCATCGCCTTACAACCCGGTCACCCAGAATTTTGCTTTGGGGCATCCGGCGCAACCCAACGTATCTGGCGTTTCTGCGGGGGCGCCCGCTTTGCCTTTTCTGAAACCCACCGAAAGAGGGTACAGCGCTCCAGCTGGCTGCTCCTTCCTTCGCCCCGTCCCTGCGTCTGGTCGGGGCCCTTTCACTCAGCAAGCAGAGTCGCCAGCGACAACGCAGACAGTCTCGCTTTCGAATTCTGTCGATCCGTATTCTgtgcctgccgcctccgcctgcgcctcacCTCCTATCCATAGAGGGACTTGCTTCCGAGGCCAGCACCAGTTCTCTGCCGTGTCTTGTCACGGCACCGCTCCTCCAGCGGAAGCTCCGGGGTGCGGTGGGATTCCCGAGTCCTTCTTATGTGCACGCCCTGCTGGGCTGACTGCTGCGGAGCCGTTCTCTGCCACGGACCCGCGCAGCAGTGTTGACGACCCGCGCCCCGGATGGGAAGCTTCTCCGCTTCCAAGTGAAGCGGGGCTTCCCACGCCTTTCTTGACGCCTCAGACTGTTTGCGGCGACGACCGCCCACCTTCGATTTCTTCCGCTTTCCAGATTCCCGCTGTCCACGCCCCAAGCGACAGGCTTTCTGAGACTGGCGTGCCCGCTCGAAGTGCAGCAAGCGTCTACTTTGCATCTCCAACGTTAGAGACACCCTCGGTGACGGCCTCTAACGCTCCTGCAGGCATTCCGGCGCTTGCCGTTTCCCccggtgcgccgcggcgtctggctCAGTCTCCCtccccgctgctgccgcctcaaATCTCCCGGGAGCTCCCAGTCGCCCCTTCTTTGCCTCCAAACTACACATCGCAGCGGTCTCAGGCACCCGGCTACCAGGAGCCAGCTCCTCACTGGGCGCTCCACTACGGAGGGGCGAGCGCTGGCGGTCATGGCCCTCGAGAGCAGGCTTTCGCGGGTCCACAGCAGctgggcgtctccgctgcttcgGATGCGTCGGAACGGGGGTTTTCCGCGGCCAGTCTGTGGCAAGCAGAAGGGCAAGACGCGGCCCGAAACGGGTCCCCAGGTCTCTTTCAGTGCAGCCGACTCCCCAGCTCTGGGGTCCATCAGATCACACCGAGTCCCACTGCGAACCTGAGCCAGGCTGCTGGAGCGTGTTGGGAGAGCGCGGCTTCGTTCTCTCAGAATCCTGCAGGTCCTTTCCTTAGACAAACGAGTGCGCACAGTTACGGGCTCGCCGACTGTCAGGACTCTGGGCTTCTCAAACCTGACGAGCGCCACTGCCTCGACGCGATCCAGCGCCTtgtgaggcagacgcaggacCTGCTCGCCCACAGCGAGCAGCGTGCAcatgctgcagcgccgcagcagctggagagCCAGCCGAAAGTGCAAACTTCGGCTGCCTTCGCGGAGGGAAGACAGGAGGGAAGCTATTCGTGGAAAGACGGCCAGGCGGGACGCATGTACAGCGACCacgacgcgcctgcctctttcTGGGGAGGGAGCCAGGAAGCTGCTTTGACGGGTCCCAACAACCACGCACGCACTTCGAGTCTCCCAACTCATTATTCCGCGGAGCCTCTCCCGCAGTGTTCCATTTTCCCCGGCTTGAGTGAGCCGGCCGCCGAGtccccgccgcgtcgaggcccGTGGGACTGGGTACCGTGCCATGAGTATGGAGGCCAGAGAGTGACAGAAAGCACCGCGCAGCAATCAAAGGGCGATCGGTACCGCTTTCGCCCCGAAGACTGCGTGTGTGAGAGCAGGTCTGGAGAAACGTTCGCTGCAGAAAAAGATTCAGGAACACCACCACTACGCGAAAGGGTTCGCGAGAGCCTGGCGTCCGTTGAACCcacaggcggaggccgccgagcgaGCCGGGACTGCGGCGGAGTGCAGAAgccaggcggcaggcgcttccGCGGAGAGACCAGAAGCGCGAGTGTCTCTTCTGGCTTAGGTTCGTCGGAAGGG ACGATCCGATTATCCCgagaaaggcgagacgcTCTTCAGTGCGTCAAGGCCGTCGCCAGTGTCcccggctgccgcggacgGGCTTCCCGATCGCCACCCGCACCAGTCTTCCACCACGTCGTTGCCTTCTCGTCCCCCGCGCGACGTGCTTTCCCTCGCGTCGGTTCCTTCATTCTGTCTCACAACGCAAAACACGCAAGGCAGAAGCTGCCACACGTcctctgccccccccccccggttCGCCCGGTGCCTTCCGCGGACCCTCCCAGCTCCGCGTACTCCGACTGCGGGTTCAAACCGACGATCGACGGAGACAGCCTCGCGTTTTCGCGAACTCTCGGTCAGCCCGAACTGAAGCGGTCAGCAGCACACCGCAGCACGGAGAGGTCGgtgacgcggcgcgagaatggccgcggggcgagcgcgaaTCCGTCCGAGCCCCTAaggagaggcggagctcCTGTTGAGAACATGGGCGCGCCCATTGCTTCCCAGAGAATCCAGCCTTCCGAACGTGGGATCGGCGAGGCTTGTGCGAATGAGCGGACAGCTGCGATTGGCAAGCGGACGGGCCCgctgaagagagaagagtGCTCGCACGGCTTtcaggcgcagcgagagctcGGTTTTTCGGGAGGAGACTCTGACCCCCCCTaa